A genomic window from Anthonomus grandis grandis chromosome 4, icAntGran1.3, whole genome shotgun sequence includes:
- the LOC126735329 gene encoding uncharacterized protein LOC126735329 — protein sequence MSGNAEQPTLDGNEVIQTDTPINLTVGQINAEQGVSVSSVMSIATNTTTVATTSTATTESTADQEATETLHRSSTSSEMFKLLQMQRQNLELQNKSIESMKILMEHVRMVSENFLEAERFRITNRGQSRMESSSRVEEIRPQVTDEVLDQNITQLDVTKVLSQSLTTLKETLDSNKKSQNYHVKRNYILTQKGDINIWFDKLKSDLNSKELLDVIDGTVEGPVNIDEQTSLKRKQIVREIITGHIDDKYYKKILNTQDPREIIEMLKESKRVEKNVTHSSVRAKLYSIRLQKNEKVEEFCNKFDSIITEYEACVNAVPLEDEEKRSAFYQAVCDAVPEIRASDVTYRRVTKKNMTLEELKATLLELEAERQSGSNKNYQQDVVVHQAKRFKSDKENELKCFRCNKNYHFQNDCPLKDTNQWFCYKCKQITNHNGKTCFQFNAGMSNRGLMKKQNFTTDRGRVRGNGRATFRGNFRGRARGNFRGRGNLKIKQKEGDKIPNANNTDQ from the exons ATGAGTGGAAATGCAGAGCAACCAACACTCGATGGCAATGAGGTAATTCAAACTGATACTCCAATAAACCTGACAGTTGGCCAAATAAATgcag AGCAAGGAGTGTCTGTAAGCTCTGTCATGTCAATCGCTACTAATACAACCACCGTAGCTACAACATCAACAGCCACAACAGAGTCAACTGCAGACCAAGAGGCTACAGAGACTCTACATAGAAGTTCTACCAGCTCAGAAATGTTTAAGTTGCTGCAAATGCAAAGGCAGAACTTAGAGttacaaaataaaagtatagAATCAATGAAAATCTTGATGGAGCATGTCCGGATGGTTTCAGAAAATTTTCTAGAAGCCGAAAGATTCAGAATAACAAATAGAGGACAGAGCCGTATGGAGAGTTCATCTAGAGTAGAAGAAATACGACCACAAGTGACTGATGAAGTTCTTGACCAAAATATTACACAACTAGATGTCACAAAAGTCTTAAGTCAATCATTAACAACATTAAAGGAAACTTTAGATTCAAATAAAAAGTCGCAAAATTATCATGTTAaaagaaattacattttaaCTCAAAAGGGTGACATAAATATCTGGTTTGATAAACTTAAATCAGATTTGAATTCTAAAGAGTTGTTAGATGTAATAGATGGAACTGTAGAAGGTCCAGTTAATATAGATGAACAAACTTCTCTGAAGAGAAAACAAATAGTAAGAGAAATTATTACTGGTCATATAGATGATAAGTACTACAAGAAGATTCTTAATACACAAGATCCCagagaaattattgaaatgctAAAAGAATCTAAACGTGTTGAGAAAAATGTAACACATTCATCAGTCAGAGCAAAATTATACAGTATAAGATTGCAGAAAAATGAGAAAGTAGaagaattttgtaataaatttgataGCATTATAACTGAATATGAAGCTTGTGTAAATGCTGTCCCTCTAGAAGATGAAGAAAAGAGGTCTGCTTTTTATCAAGCTGTTTGTGATGCAGTTCCAGAGATCAGGGCATCTGATGTAACATATAGAAGAGTCACAAAGAAAAACATGACTTTAGAAGAGTTAAAAGCCACTTTATTGGAACTAGAAGCAGAAAGACAGTCtggaagtaataaaaattatcagcaAGATGTAGTAGTACATCAAGCAAAACGATTTAAATCTGACAaagaaaatgaattaaaatgcttcagatgtaataaaaattatcattttcaaaatgattgccCATTGAAAGACACTAACCAATGGTTTTGTTATAAATGCAAACAGATAACAAATCATAATGGAAAAACATGTTTTCAATTTAATGCTGGTATGTCCAATAGAGGATTGATGAAGAAGCAAAACTTCACAACTGATAGAGGTAGAGTTAGAGGCAATGGTAGAGCTACGTTCCGAGGAAACTTTAGAGGCAGAGCTAGAGGCAATTTTAGAGGTCGAGGGAACttgaaaataaagcaaaaagaaGGGGACAAGATACCAAACGCAAACAACACAG